A part of Methanohalobium evestigatum Z-7303 genomic DNA contains:
- a CDS encoding phosphatase PAP2 family protein: protein MIFLTWIGYYPLWIILILFLYYQWGKTTAIRYILVLLSVSFIVFSLKAYLMVPRPQDVRIVLEAYGYSMPSAHASLSFASAVFLHPIAGRLKYGLWLLAILISISRISLGVHYPVDIVVGAFIGGFIGYLGYHLRPLSKSNF from the coding sequence ATGATATTTTTAACATGGATTGGTTATTATCCGTTATGGATAATTCTAATCTTGTTTCTGTATTATCAGTGGGGTAAAACAACGGCAATAAGATATATACTGGTTCTTTTATCAGTATCGTTTATTGTATTTTCACTTAAAGCATATTTGATGGTTCCAAGACCTCAAGATGTGAGAATAGTGTTAGAAGCGTATGGTTACTCCATGCCGAGTGCTCATGCATCCCTTTCATTTGCATCAGCAGTTTTTTTGCATCCAATTGCTGGTAGACTTAAATATGGTCTGTGGTTACTGGCTATCCTTATAAGTATCAGTCGTATATCACTTGGTGTGCACTATCCAGTAGATATAGTAGTAGGTGCTTTTATTGGAGGTTTTATTGGATATCTTGGTTATCACCTGAGACCACTTTCTAAATCCAATTTTTGA